One region of Vespula vulgaris chromosome 9, iyVesVulg1.1, whole genome shotgun sequence genomic DNA includes:
- the LOC127066111 gene encoding MAP kinase-activated protein kinase 2 yields MPKSGSKWRFWRKQKRSPLEQKKEEKEELKKCKRKREDETKDTVTISRKKDETTSTSQDCKRKIMENMLPKCEARLPKVTPITDDYEISNHVLGLGINGKVVQCYDKNTREKYALKVLHDCVKARREVELHWRASNCRHIVQVKDVYENSYSGNKCLLVVMECMEGGELFQRIQDRQDSAFTEREAAQIMYEICVAVKHLHDMNIAHRDLKPENLLYSKPDSTGILKLTDFGFAKETHMKDTLQTPCYTPYYVAPEVLGPEKYDKSCDIWSLGVIMYILLCGFPPFYSNHGLAISPGMKKRIRLGQYDFPAPEWSNVSVQARDLIKGMLCTDPAQRLQIDEVMRNKWIAKYTEVPPTPLHTGRVLREGEELWPEVQEEMTRSLATMRVDYDTANLKQLDHTNNPLLNKRRRAKQSSAIPPTANPTPAS; encoded by the exons ATGCCGAAGTCGGGTTCTAAGTGGAGGTTCTGGAG aaAGCAGAAGAGATCTCCTTTGgaacaaaaaaaggaggaaaaggaggagctAAAAAAGTGCAAACGAAAACGGGAAGACGAAACGAAGGATACCGTAACGATAAGTCGAAAAAAGGACGAGACCACGAGTACGAGTCAGGATTGCAAGAGGAAAATAATGGAGAATATGTTACCTAAGTGCGAGGCTCGACTACCAAAAGTCACCCCGATCACCGACGATTACGAGATCAGTAATCACGTTCTGGGGCTTGGTATTAACGGGAAGGTCGTACAATGCTACGATAAAAATACTAGGGAAAAATATGCCCTCAAG GTTTTACACGATTGTGTTAAAGCGAGAAGAGAAGTTGAATTACATTGGAGGGCGTCCAATTGTAGACATATAGTCCAAGTAAAGGATGTATATGAAAATTCGTATAGTGGAAACAAATGTTTACTTGTGGTAATGGAATG tATGGAAGGTGGTGAATTATTTCAAAGGATTCAAGATCGACAAGACAGTGCTTTTACGGAAAGAg AAGCTGCACAAATAATGTACGAAATATGTGTAGCTGTAAAACATCTGCACGATATGAATATTGCTCACAGAGATCTCAAACCggaaaatcttttatattccaAACCAg atAGTACGGGAATTTTAAAACTAACTGATTTTGGATTTGCCAAAGAAACACATATGAAAGATACATTACAAACTCCTTGTTATACGCCATATTATGTTG CTCCAGAAGTTCTGGGACCagaaaaatacgataaaagtTGCGACATTTGGTCGCTTGgtgtaataatgtatatact aTTATGTGGCTTCCCACCGTTCTATAGTAATCACGGTTTAGCGATATCACctggaatgaaaaaaagaattcgattgGGTCAATATGATTTTCCTGCTCCAGAATGGTCTAATGTAAGTGTACAAGCTCGTGATCTCATTAAAGGAATGTTATGCACAGATCCAGCACAAAGATTGCAGATAGACGAAGTGATGCGCAATAAATGGATTGCC aAATATACAGAAGTGCCTCCTACGCCTTTGCACACTGGTCGTGTATTAAGGGAAGGTGAAGAACTTTGGCCCGAGGTACAAGAAGAAATGACTCGTTCTTTAGCTACAATGCGGGTAGATTACGATACGGCAAATCTTAAACAACTCGATCATACCAATAATCCATTATTAAACAAACGTAGACGCGCTAAACAATCCAGCGCTATTCCACCTACCGCTAATCCAACTCCTGCTTCCTAG
- the LOC127066110 gene encoding enhancer of mRNA-decapping protein 3, translating to MSEQFVGCTVSVTCIDDLGTYQGQIIDLNKQSVTLSKAFCNGVPHTSSVVSLNAKDIVNVEIISTKEACSNVNDTQTQSKVTVKRPIAKRAGRSFSESVPSSTHSGGMQSSSNFKKPVESAQQQSELATNGKMGSTESNCKPTQKRLTHRQRVLERDEHTFGTPIDQSLNQDFDFEKNLALFNKEAVWQEINSLKPDIVRQSESNRGGGGKYRHDENVIVSEPTAFRQIVVPSTGEKEYVTDDGLVIPSITLDLHRQLIGAADRLGISWERRVELLGRAGAEIILQLLGGGHRLNPNNAHQWPTVVALCGPNRSGAAGVNCARQLSSHGVKTIVFVENSEDVFLLQELSLYRLTENKVETKVKNLPSVVDLILVALCDENSPKMVTPVTLWANNNRALVLAIEPPSTGTPGILSKFSLVGALPLSHSLDNGRLYLCNLALPNKVYSDVGITYRSPFGPKFVIPLHSNNS from the exons ATGTCAGAACAATTTGTTGGTTGTACAGTCTCTGTCACATGTATAGATGATCTTGGTACTTACCAGGGTcaaataatcgatttaaataaacaaagtgTGACTCTTTCAAAGGCTTTTTGTAACGGTGTACCGCATACTTCCTCTGTAGTTAGTTTGAA TGCTAAAGATATAGTCAATGTAGAAATTATTTCCACCAAAGAAGCCTGCTCTAATGTAAATGATACACAAACACAAAGTAAAGTAACGGTAAAGAGACCCATTGCTAAAAGAGCAGGTAGATCTTTTTCTGAAAGTGTTCCATCTTCAACACATTCTGGTGGAATGCAGTCGTcgtcgaattttaaaaaaccTGTTGAGTCGGCGCAACAACAATCTGAACTGGCAACTAATGGCAAAATGGGAtcaa cCGAGTCTAATTGTAAGCCAACTCAAAAGAGACTTACTCATAGACAGAGAGTGCTTGAAAGGGACGAACATACTTTTGGTACTCCCATTGATCAATCCTTGAATCAAGAtttcgattttgaaaaaaatttagcACTATTTAATAAAGAG gCTGTATGGCAAGAAATTAATTCGCTCAAACCAGATATCGTTAGACAGTCGGAGAGTAATAGAGGCGGTGGTGGTAAATATCGACATGATGAGAACGTCATTGTTTCGGAACCTACAGCCTTCAGACAAATTGTTGTACCTTCGACTGGGGAAAAGGAATACGTTACGGATGATGGCCTAGTAATACCAAGTATCACTCTTGATCTTCATCGTCAATTAATTGGTGCAGCAGATCGGCTTGGAATTAGCTGGGAACGAAGG GTAGAACTTCTTGGACGTGCAGGAGCAGAAATTATTCTTCAGCTTCTCGGCGGTGGACATAGACTCAATCCAAATAATGCTCATCAATGGCCAACTGTTGTAGCACTTTGCGGACCGAATAGATCAGGAGCTGCTGGCGTTAATTGCGCACGACAATTATCTAGTCATGGTGTTAAAACAATAGTATTCGTTGAAAATTCGGAAGACGTTTTTCTTCTACAAGAACTATCTTTATATAGATTGACAGAAAACAAAGTAGAAACTAAAGTTAAAAATTTACCTTCTGTCGTAGATTTAATCCTTGTTGCGCTATGCGATGAAAATTCTCCAAAAATGGTTACTCCAGTAACACTGTGggcaaataataatagagcACTTGTTTTAGCTATTGAACCACCATCTACAGGTACACCTGGCATTTTAAGTAAATTTAGTTTAGTCGGTGCTTTACCACTATCTCACAGTCTTGACAATGGTAGACTATATCTTTGTAATCTTGCTCTACCAAACAAAGTTTATTCTGATGTTGGAATTACTTATAGGTCTCCTTTTGGACCAAAATTTGTCATTCCTTTGCATTCCAATAACTCCTAG
- the LOC127066118 gene encoding cytochrome c oxidase assembly factor 4 homolog, mitochondrial gives MVVKKDETQTIDIIDTIEQKLKKAGCLELHYQVQECIAETRDWRKCQDHVKRFRVCMEEHKQKQE, from the exons atGGTTGTTAAAAAGGATGAAACTCAAACAATTGATATTATAGATACAAttgagcaaaaattaaaaaaggctGGCTGTCTTGAATTACATTATCAAGTTCAG GAATGTATAGCTGAAACAAGAGATTGGAGAAAATGTCAGGATCATGTAAAAAGGTTTAGAGTATGTATGGAAGAGcacaaacaaaaacaagaataa
- the LOC127066116 gene encoding peptidyl-tRNA hydrolase 2, mitochondrial encodes MLSILKQIMPIFIRACSVENCKMVIIVRTDIVMGKGKIAAQCAHAALECYRKATANPKKHYMFKDWLYNGQPKIVLKVSNEVELLNIAHKAQQVGITTAIIRDAGRTQLQSGTVTVIGIGPGPNVEINKITSHLKLL; translated from the coding sequence ATGTTATCGATATTGAAACAAATAATGCCAATCTTTATACGTGCATGTTCAGTGGAAAATTGTAAAATGGTGATTATAGTGAGAACGGACATAGTTAtgggaaaagggaaaatagCAGCGCAATGTGCCCATGCGGCATTAGAGTGTTATAGAAAAGCAACAGCCAATCCAAAAAAACATTATATGTTTAAAGATTGGTTATATAACGGTCAACCAAAGATCGTTCTTAAAGTATCGAACGaagttgaattattaaatatagcaCATAAAGCTCAGCAAGTTGGTATAACCACAGCCATAATAAGAGATGCAGGGAGGACTCAATTACAATCTGGTACAGTTACGGTAATTGGAATTGGACCGGGTCCAaatgtagaaataaataagattacATCGCATTTGAAATTGTTGTAA